Below is a window of Bacteroidales bacterium DNA.
CCCTAACGGGGAAAAGATTGGGTTTGGATCGTCAAATCTATTGTCCTTCATCCCCTGCGGGGAATGAGCGTAAAGCATAGAGCGTAAAGAAATACCGTTCATGACTTCCCTCTCCGCCCTGCACTCTAAGCTCAGCTCTTTACGCTATACGCTCTACGCTCTACGCTGGAACTTTGGAACTCTGGAACTCTGAAACTTTCTTTTCCCTGAGTAAGGGTTTTAACAAATCAATGTTAATAAAAAACTTGCACGGAATTATTTTTATGCATATATTTGGACATTATTTGTCCGGTTATATATTTTCCGGTCAAAATATGTCCAATTTGAATACAACATCATCCTTTGGTGCGCTGATCAGGGAACTCAGGAAAAAGCAGATGCTTCCCCTGCGGAAAGTTGCTGCCCGGCTGGATATTGACCCTTCCACTCTGGGGAAGATGGAAAAGAATACACGCAGGCCCACCCTGGAGCAGGTCACCCAGCTGGCGTCCATTTTTGATTATCCGGCCGAGGAACTGATGATTCACTACTTCAGCGACCTTATCGTTTCCCGTATTGAAAATCTGCCTATAGCTGAACAGATACTTAAAGCAAGCGAGAA
It encodes the following:
- a CDS encoding helix-turn-helix transcriptional regulator, giving the protein MNTTSSFGALIRELRKKQMLPLRKVAARLDIDPSTLGKMEKNTRRPTLEQVTQLASIFDYPAEELMIHYFSDLIVSRIENLPIAEQILKASENKIKQRKNNTL